One Clostridia bacterium DNA window includes the following coding sequences:
- a CDS encoding PGPGW domain-containing protein, giving the protein MRSRAKRVLIISVGWMFIILGIAGLVLPVLQGILFLLIGLIILSTECAWAHNLLQGLRNRFPRIAAHINHAELHAKAWLHRLTHRGARVADPE; this is encoded by the coding sequence ATGAGATCTCGAGCCAAACGCGTTTTAATCATCTCCGTAGGGTGGATGTTTATCATCCTTGGTATCGCTGGATTGGTTCTGCCGGTCCTGCAGGGAATATTGTTCCTGCTCATCGGCCTTATAATCCTTTCGACAGAGTGCGCCTGGGCGCACAATCTGCTGCAAGGGCTACGCAATCGCTTCCCGCGAATCGCCGCGCACATCAATCATGCAGAGCTGCACGCCAAAGCCTGGCTGCACCGTCTTACGCATCGCGGAGCACGCGTCGCAGATCCTGAATAG